In Prosthecobacter sp. SYSU 5D2, the following proteins share a genomic window:
- a CDS encoding sigma-70 family RNA polymerase sigma factor gives MNDTHRLFLDTLTRYERPLLRYAHSYTNDAEDARDVVQDVFMKLSQNLATLDPERLAPWLFTVCKNRALDHQRKHQRITVMDVQTLDLEVSDSPRPGDEMQSRETAAALRGLIDELPLRQREAVRLKFIAGLDYKEISTAMETSIGNVGYLIHHGVQALRLKWQELEGDHPPKPKAALA, from the coding sequence ATGAACGACACCCACCGCCTGTTTTTGGATACGTTGACGCGCTATGAGCGGCCGCTTCTCCGCTATGCTCACAGTTATACCAACGATGCCGAAGACGCCCGCGACGTCGTCCAGGATGTGTTCATGAAACTCAGCCAGAACCTGGCCACCCTGGACCCGGAGCGCCTCGCGCCCTGGCTCTTCACGGTCTGCAAAAACCGGGCTCTGGACCACCAGCGAAAACATCAGCGAATCACCGTCATGGACGTCCAAACCCTCGACCTCGAAGTCTCCGATTCTCCCCGCCCCGGAGACGAAATGCAAAGCCGTGAGACCGCCGCCGCCCTGCGCGGTCTCATTGATGAACTGCCTCTGCGCCAGCGCGAAGCCGTCCGTCTCAAATTCATCGCCGGTCTCGACTACAAGGAGATCAGTACCGCCATGGAGACCAGCATTGGCAATGTCGGCTATCTCATCCACCACGGCGTCCAGGCCCTGCGCCTCAAATGGCAGGAGCTGGAGGGCGACCACCCGCCCAAACCCAAAGCCGCCCTTGCCTAA
- the thrS gene encoding threonine--tRNA ligase: MSTERKTLEERAQMSDIERLRHSCAHIMATAILRLWPDAQFAYGPPIENGFYYDFKMDHRITPDDFEKIEAEMKKIAKENQKFEWKGVSREEAKAMAESGRLGGLTERPGNPSVFKLDLIDKIPEGEQISCFQNGDFIDLCAGPHVGYSGKCKNVKLTSVSSSFYMGDESKGQLQRLYGTAFPSKEELDTYFVNLEEAKKRDHRRLGKELKLFHIDEDVGQGLILWTPNGAVLRQELQNFIGEELRKQGYHQVFTPHIGKLALYKTSGHFPYYKDAQFPAIIEQNQLEQIAHEGCGCAEMTARLDAVSAQFASQLNERTGTEVIGQDRIMDPEKLLDGFLLKPMNCPHHIKIFGSQPRSYRDLPVRLAEFGTVYRWEQSGELNGLTRVRGFTQDDAHLFCTEDQVPAEIIGCLALVKTVLTTLGMNDYRVRVGLRDPDSTKFTGNAAQWDKAEAACREAAATLGVPFTEEPGEAAFYGPKIDFVIKDVIGREWQLGTVQVDYVLPVRFDLSYNGPDNKPHRPVMIHRAPFGSMERFCGVLIEHFAGHFPTWLAPEQVRILTISEKVDAFADEIYAQLKNAGLRVTLNDDADKIGAKIRNAQLDKVPYMLVLGEKEAAANSVAVRHAKRGDLGVKAVADFLAEVTAEVKERSL, encoded by the coding sequence ATGTCCACCGAACGCAAGACCCTTGAAGAACGCGCCCAGATGTCCGACATCGAGCGCCTCCGCCACTCCTGTGCCCACATCATGGCCACGGCGATCCTGCGCCTCTGGCCGGACGCCCAGTTCGCCTACGGCCCACCTATTGAAAACGGCTTCTATTATGACTTCAAGATGGATCACCGGATCACCCCGGATGACTTCGAGAAGATCGAGGCGGAGATGAAAAAGATCGCCAAGGAGAACCAGAAGTTTGAATGGAAAGGCGTCAGCCGCGAGGAAGCCAAGGCCATGGCAGAAAGCGGCCGCCTCGGCGGTCTCACCGAGCGTCCGGGCAATCCCAGTGTCTTCAAGCTGGACCTCATCGATAAGATTCCCGAAGGCGAGCAGATCTCCTGCTTTCAAAACGGCGACTTCATCGACCTCTGCGCCGGCCCTCACGTCGGCTACAGCGGCAAGTGCAAAAACGTCAAGCTCACCTCCGTGTCCTCCTCGTTCTACATGGGCGATGAATCAAAGGGCCAGCTCCAGCGCCTTTACGGCACCGCCTTCCCCAGCAAGGAAGAGCTGGACACCTACTTCGTGAACCTGGAAGAAGCCAAGAAGCGCGACCACCGCCGGCTGGGCAAGGAACTGAAGCTTTTCCACATTGATGAAGACGTGGGCCAGGGCCTCATCCTCTGGACGCCCAATGGGGCCGTGCTACGCCAGGAACTGCAAAATTTCATCGGCGAAGAGTTGCGCAAGCAGGGCTACCATCAGGTCTTCACGCCGCACATCGGCAAGCTGGCCCTGTATAAAACCAGCGGCCACTTCCCTTATTATAAGGACGCCCAGTTCCCGGCCATCATCGAGCAGAACCAGCTGGAGCAGATCGCCCATGAAGGCTGCGGCTGTGCGGAAATGACCGCCCGCCTGGATGCCGTCTCCGCCCAGTTTGCCAGCCAGCTCAATGAGCGCACCGGCACAGAAGTCATCGGCCAGGACCGCATCATGGACCCGGAGAAGCTGCTGGACGGCTTCCTGCTGAAGCCCATGAACTGCCCGCATCACATCAAGATCTTCGGCAGCCAGCCACGCAGCTACCGCGACCTTCCCGTCCGCCTGGCAGAGTTTGGCACCGTGTATCGCTGGGAGCAGAGCGGCGAGCTCAATGGCCTGACCCGCGTCCGCGGTTTCACCCAGGACGATGCCCACCTCTTCTGCACCGAGGACCAGGTCCCGGCGGAAATCATCGGCTGTCTGGCCCTGGTGAAGACCGTCCTCACCACGCTCGGCATGAACGATTACCGCGTCCGCGTCGGCCTGCGGGATCCTGACAGCACCAAGTTCACCGGCAATGCAGCCCAGTGGGACAAGGCCGAAGCCGCCTGCCGCGAAGCCGCCGCCACCCTCGGCGTGCCCTTCACCGAGGAGCCTGGCGAGGCCGCCTTCTACGGCCCGAAGATTGACTTCGTCATCAAGGATGTCATCGGCCGCGAGTGGCAGCTCGGCACCGTCCAGGTGGACTACGTACTGCCCGTTCGCTTTGACCTCAGCTACAACGGCCCGGATAACAAACCGCACCGCCCCGTCATGATCCACCGCGCGCCTTTCGGCAGCATGGAGCGTTTCTGCGGCGTGCTCATTGAGCACTTTGCTGGTCACTTCCCCACCTGGCTGGCCCCGGAGCAGGTCCGCATCCTCACCATCAGCGAAAAGGTGGACGCCTTTGCGGACGAGATCTATGCTCAGCTCAAAAACGCCGGCCTGCGCGTCACGCTGAACGACGACGCTGACAAAATCGGTGCCAAGATCCGCAACGCGCAGCTCGACAAAGTCCCCTACATGCTCGTCCTCGGTGAGAAGGAAGCCGCCGCCAACAGCGTCGCCGTCCGCCATGCCAAGCGCGGCGACCTCGGCGTCAAAGCCGTGGCCGACTTCCTCGCAGAGGTGACTGCGGAGGTGAAGGAGCGCAGTTTGTAA
- a CDS encoding YihY/virulence factor BrkB family protein, with protein MLQPLKSLWVQTLNTTPVVLLRATFESWIEDKALRLSAAVAYYSIFSIAPLLILSISLAGLFLGEEAVKGHLDTQLVDYIGAPAAQAVQSMVKSAAQADQGFVATLLGFVTLFVGATGVFGQLKDALNTIWEVRVKPGKAWLRLLRERIISFGMVLVIGFLLLTSLLLTTVLAAFNQYLEQVFPLPGMLWAFISMAISFGLVSVLFAFIFKVLPDARIAWRTVWSGAFFTAALFEIGKFGLSLYLGRESTASSYGAAGAVVLLLLWVYYNACILFLGAEFTQVYALHSGHHIRPAPGAESITVAQRLQEGLDPATHQVLKDTVKPA; from the coding sequence ATGCTGCAACCTCTGAAATCCCTTTGGGTCCAGACCCTGAACACCACTCCGGTGGTACTGCTGCGGGCCACCTTTGAATCCTGGATCGAGGACAAGGCGCTCCGGCTCAGCGCTGCCGTCGCTTACTACTCCATCTTTTCCATCGCCCCTTTGCTGATCCTCAGCATCAGCCTGGCCGGTTTGTTTTTGGGGGAGGAGGCTGTAAAAGGGCATTTGGATACCCAGCTTGTGGATTACATCGGCGCGCCCGCCGCCCAGGCCGTCCAGTCCATGGTGAAAAGCGCCGCCCAGGCGGACCAGGGCTTTGTGGCCACGCTGCTGGGTTTTGTCACGCTTTTTGTTGGGGCGACGGGCGTGTTTGGCCAGCTCAAGGACGCTCTCAACACCATCTGGGAAGTCCGTGTCAAACCCGGGAAGGCCTGGCTCCGCCTGCTGCGGGAGCGCATCATCAGCTTCGGCATGGTGCTGGTCATCGGTTTTCTTCTGCTCACCTCCCTGCTGCTCACCACCGTCCTGGCGGCCTTCAATCAATACCTGGAGCAGGTATTTCCGCTCCCCGGCATGTTGTGGGCCTTCATCTCCATGGCCATCTCATTCGGCCTGGTCAGCGTCCTGTTTGCCTTCATTTTTAAAGTCCTGCCGGACGCCCGCATCGCCTGGCGCACCGTCTGGAGTGGCGCCTTTTTCACTGCTGCCCTTTTTGAGATCGGCAAGTTCGGCCTCAGCCTTTATCTGGGCCGTGAAAGCACCGCCTCCAGCTATGGGGCCGCAGGTGCGGTGGTACTGCTGCTCCTTTGGGTCTATTATAATGCCTGCATTCTCTTTCTGGGGGCGGAGTTCACCCAGGTCTATGCCCTCCACTCCGGTCATCACATCCGGCCCGCTCCCGGAGCGGAAAGCATCACCGTGGCTCAGCGCCTCCAGGAGGGCCTGGATCCCGCCACCCATCAGGTGCTCAAGGACACGGTCAAACCGGCCTAG
- a CDS encoding hybrid sensor histidine kinase/response regulator — MAAIEKDDLSENKPIIMVVDDQPQNVKLVKELLTIAMRYEVIEAQSGEQALELLAKTTPDLVLLDVMMPELDGVETCKRIKENPVLADIPIIFLSAADDKNLIVQALESGGVDYVTKPFSRAELLTRVRTHLALKSARDSLKSLAEDKDELLGILTHDLKNHLGGMQMSAQLMHDRLTRQPVDAKINQLVDNILLDTAQMLAFVKEFLANSMAERTLQFSAEPVNLAQAAAQTVRQYQITAERKEIQFVCDLDSSANSMVTADPTGVKQILDNLISNAIKFSDNGKSIGITVKPMTGDYVECRISDEGPGFTAEDKSRMFRRYARLSARPTAGEPSTGLGLSIVKRLIEAMNGRLLLESVPDEGSTFIVRLPKIRRAILDKELEGLN, encoded by the coding sequence ATGGCCGCCATAGAAAAAGACGATCTTTCCGAGAACAAACCCATCATCATGGTGGTGGATGACCAGCCGCAGAATGTGAAACTGGTCAAAGAGCTGCTGACCATCGCGATGCGATACGAAGTGATCGAGGCACAGAGCGGGGAGCAGGCGCTGGAACTCCTGGCGAAAACAACGCCCGACCTGGTGCTGCTGGATGTGATGATGCCTGAGCTGGATGGCGTGGAGACCTGCAAACGCATCAAGGAGAATCCGGTGCTGGCAGACATTCCTATCATCTTCCTGTCTGCCGCTGATGACAAAAACCTGATCGTCCAGGCGCTGGAAAGCGGCGGCGTGGACTACGTCACCAAACCCTTCAGCCGGGCAGAACTGCTGACCCGGGTGCGCACCCACCTGGCGCTGAAATCGGCGCGGGATTCCCTGAAATCGCTGGCGGAGGACAAGGACGAACTGCTGGGCATCCTGACGCATGATTTAAAGAACCATCTGGGCGGCATGCAGATGAGTGCACAACTGATGCATGACCGGCTGACGCGGCAGCCGGTGGATGCAAAGATCAACCAGCTGGTGGACAACATCCTCCTGGATACGGCGCAGATGCTGGCGTTTGTGAAGGAGTTCCTGGCCAACAGCATGGCGGAAAGGACGCTGCAATTTTCCGCTGAACCGGTGAACCTGGCGCAGGCAGCGGCGCAGACGGTGCGCCAGTATCAGATCACCGCAGAGCGCAAAGAAATCCAGTTTGTCTGCGATCTGGACAGCAGCGCGAACAGCATGGTGACGGCGGACCCGACAGGGGTGAAGCAGATCCTGGATAACCTCATCTCCAACGCCATCAAATTTTCTGATAATGGCAAGAGCATCGGCATCACGGTGAAACCGATGACGGGTGACTATGTGGAGTGCCGTATCTCCGATGAAGGGCCTGGCTTTACTGCCGAAGACAAGAGCCGGATGTTCCGCCGCTATGCACGTCTTTCCGCCCGGCCCACAGCAGGAGAGCCGAGCACGGGTCTAGGCCTGAGCATTGTGAAACGGCTCATCGAAGCGATGAACGGAAGGCTGCTGCTGGAATCCGTGCCTGACGAGGGCTCCACCTTCATTGTGCGACTGCCCAAGATCCGCCGCGCCATCCTGGACAAAGAACTGGAGGGCCTGAACTGA
- a CDS encoding sigma-54 dependent transcriptional regulator has product MDFLVIDDERSIRDATCMLIDDEGHYAEPVVNSASALTRLKEEKYDAILLDLRLGHENGLDVLDVLVKQHPQIPVVMFTAQGTVKTAVEAVRRGALDFLEKPFTREEFRAVLARLNRFRQMSQRIETLEKEVKEVRQQSGPEPKFDFATPSMKSVMDVLMRAAKAPAAILILGESGTGKSVVARAVHDNSHLRDKPFVTVSCPSLSKELLQSDLFGHVKGAFTGAVKDTWGKIKQAEGGTLFLDEIGELPLEIQPQLLRLLQEREYERVGETVTRKADVRIIAATNRDLKECVKNRTFREDLYFRLNVISVEMPPLRQRQDDLMSFAEHYTHHFASQVGRKVQEISPTARQRIRNYTWPGNLRELRNAIERAVILSSTEELEANDLPAEVHHGSSGDDTASYAPAGMGQTGGVSADAFAGMTLEQLEEMHIKRTLETAGSLAEAAVILGIDQATLYRKRKKMGINKD; this is encoded by the coding sequence ATGGATTTTTTAGTGATTGATGATGAGCGGAGCATCCGTGACGCCACCTGCATGCTGATTGATGACGAAGGGCACTATGCAGAACCCGTGGTCAACAGTGCCAGCGCCCTGACGCGGCTGAAGGAGGAAAAGTATGATGCCATCCTGCTGGACCTGAGGCTGGGCCATGAGAACGGCCTGGATGTGCTGGACGTGCTGGTGAAGCAGCATCCGCAGATCCCGGTGGTGATGTTCACGGCCCAGGGCACGGTGAAAACGGCGGTGGAAGCGGTGCGGCGCGGTGCCCTGGACTTTCTGGAAAAGCCATTCACACGCGAAGAATTCCGCGCGGTGCTGGCGCGGCTGAACCGCTTCCGGCAGATGAGCCAGCGGATCGAAACTTTGGAGAAAGAGGTCAAGGAAGTACGCCAGCAGAGCGGGCCGGAGCCGAAGTTTGACTTTGCCACACCATCCATGAAATCCGTGATGGATGTGCTCATGCGGGCCGCCAAGGCACCTGCGGCCATTCTCATCCTGGGAGAGAGCGGCACGGGCAAAAGCGTGGTGGCGCGGGCCGTCCACGACAACAGCCATCTGCGTGACAAACCTTTTGTGACCGTCAGCTGCCCCTCCCTGTCCAAGGAGCTTTTGCAGAGCGACCTTTTTGGCCATGTGAAAGGGGCCTTCACGGGTGCGGTCAAAGACACCTGGGGCAAGATCAAGCAGGCCGAAGGCGGCACGCTGTTTCTGGATGAAATTGGCGAGCTGCCCTTGGAGATCCAGCCGCAGCTCCTGCGCCTGCTTCAGGAGCGGGAATATGAACGCGTGGGTGAAACCGTCACCCGCAAGGCGGATGTGCGCATCATCGCAGCCACCAACCGTGACCTGAAGGAATGTGTGAAGAACCGGACCTTCCGGGAAGACTTGTATTTCCGCCTGAACGTCATCTCTGTGGAGATGCCGCCGCTGCGCCAGCGGCAGGATGACCTGATGAGCTTTGCGGAGCATTACACCCATCACTTTGCCAGCCAGGTGGGCCGCAAGGTACAGGAAATTTCCCCCACGGCCCGGCAGCGGATTCGCAATTATACCTGGCCAGGAAACCTGCGGGAACTGCGCAATGCCATCGAGCGCGCGGTCATCCTTTCCTCCACCGAGGAGCTGGAAGCCAACGACCTGCCAGCGGAAGTGCATCATGGGAGCAGCGGCGATGACACCGCATCCTATGCGCCTGCGGGCATGGGACAGACGGGTGGTGTCAGCGCGGACGCCTTTGCCGGCATGACGCTGGAGCAACTGGAGGAGATGCACATCAAGAGGACTTTGGAGACGGCCGGCAGCCTGGCCGAGGCCGCCGTGATCCTGGGCATTGACCAGGCCACCTTGTACCGGAAGCGGAAGAAGATGGGCATCAACAAAGACTGA
- the rpoN gene encoding RNA polymerase factor sigma-54 encodes MNHPALVQSAELNLHLSPELRVKLAVLQTPTHELDLLVRQEMQQNPVLELENGLDSTMETGPEDQNDDESWETELSNLARMDDEWRPAPMAASYSPEEDERRQFMMESLTKPVTLTEHIESQLLGMRFDEEERADIISLLGHLNDNGWLKKPLAEVAEEEGRPLEDLEFAQEILLTLDPPGIGATDLRHCLMVQLERQNRSKTLEYHILDECFTLLSRRKLEDIAVHFDVETEDVQAAAERITTLNPRPAKELEEAPVSGFHVQPEMTIEKKDGRWQVILHKDVTPSLRISHFYKNMMAESDGKKDVREFIRDHIKRGRFFIDMLRQRHETIQKVAEHIIARQEDFFETGPSYLKPMTMADIATEVGVHESTVSRTVAGKYAVTPHGTFELRSFFTSGMATYAGEAVSSRAVEAAIKDVIADEDRANPLNDKEISERLALRGIRISRRTVVKYRDRLGLLPSALRRGL; translated from the coding sequence GTGAATCATCCCGCTTTAGTTCAATCAGCCGAACTGAATTTACATCTTTCACCGGAGCTCCGCGTTAAGCTGGCTGTCCTGCAGACCCCGACCCATGAGCTGGACCTGCTCGTCCGCCAGGAGATGCAGCAGAACCCGGTGCTGGAACTGGAAAACGGCCTGGATTCCACCATGGAAACCGGCCCGGAGGACCAGAACGATGATGAGTCCTGGGAGACTGAACTGAGCAATCTGGCCCGGATGGATGATGAGTGGCGTCCGGCCCCCATGGCCGCTTCTTATTCACCCGAAGAAGATGAGCGCAGGCAGTTCATGATGGAGTCGCTCACCAAACCGGTGACCCTGACGGAGCACATCGAAAGCCAGCTTCTGGGCATGCGCTTTGATGAGGAAGAGCGGGCGGACATCATCAGCCTGCTGGGCCATCTGAACGATAACGGCTGGCTGAAAAAACCGCTGGCTGAAGTGGCGGAGGAAGAAGGCCGGCCACTGGAAGACCTCGAATTTGCTCAGGAGATTTTGCTGACATTGGATCCGCCCGGCATCGGAGCCACGGATCTGCGCCATTGCCTCATGGTGCAACTGGAGCGGCAAAACCGGTCCAAAACCCTGGAATATCACATTTTGGACGAATGCTTCACGCTGCTCTCACGGCGCAAGCTGGAGGACATCGCCGTCCATTTTGATGTGGAGACGGAGGATGTGCAGGCAGCCGCAGAACGCATCACCACGTTGAATCCGCGTCCCGCCAAGGAACTGGAAGAAGCTCCCGTGAGCGGCTTCCATGTGCAGCCTGAGATGACCATCGAAAAGAAGGATGGCCGCTGGCAGGTGATCCTGCACAAAGACGTCACTCCCTCCCTGCGCATCAGCCATTTTTACAAGAACATGATGGCGGAGTCCGATGGCAAAAAGGATGTCCGTGAATTCATCCGCGACCACATCAAGCGCGGCCGTTTCTTCATTGATATGCTGCGCCAGCGCCATGAAACGATTCAAAAAGTGGCGGAGCACATCATTGCCCGTCAGGAAGACTTTTTTGAAACAGGTCCCTCCTATCTCAAACCCATGACCATGGCCGATATCGCCACGGAGGTGGGCGTGCATGAGAGCACGGTGAGCCGTACGGTGGCAGGCAAGTATGCCGTCACGCCACATGGCACTTTTGAACTGCGCTCCTTTTTCACCTCCGGCATGGCCACCTATGCCGGCGAGGCCGTCAGCTCGCGTGCTGTGGAGGCGGCCATCAAGGACGTCATCGCCGATGAGGACCGCGCCAATCCTCTTAATGACAAGGAAATTTCCGAGCGCCTGGCCCTGCGCGGCATCCGCATCTCCCGCCGCACGGTGGTGAAATACCGCGACCGGCTGGGCCTGCTGCCCAGTGCGCTCCGGCGCGGACTGTGA
- a CDS encoding transglutaminase family protein, translated as MKFKILSELDYTVTLPVTFLLNIRPQTGPQQTVLEEKFTLMPEMPHVAHTDAVTGNRFDQITAQIPGVYHIRYEATVETQVLKLTDQELPEMDVSDFKLDVLSCLYPSRYCQSDRLGNLAMKLFGETGSPLKQARAIVEWISTHIDYVSGSSTSTTSVVDSLVERQGVCRDFAHLGIALCRALNIPARYFTGYAHDLNPPDFHACFETWIGGHWLLWDATGLSSPDSVVHIGTGRDAADVSVCTSFGSLRLDRQSVVCKALSPDYRKLTQEELQSICIAHA; from the coding sequence ATGAAATTTAAAATTCTCAGCGAGCTGGACTACACCGTCACTCTGCCAGTCACTTTTCTCCTCAACATCCGCCCCCAGACCGGGCCGCAGCAGACTGTACTGGAGGAAAAGTTTACCCTGATGCCCGAGATGCCACACGTGGCCCATACTGATGCTGTCACGGGCAACCGGTTTGACCAGATCACGGCTCAGATTCCTGGCGTGTATCACATCCGTTATGAGGCGACCGTGGAAACGCAGGTGCTGAAGCTCACCGACCAGGAACTGCCTGAAATGGATGTCAGTGATTTTAAACTGGATGTGCTGTCCTGCCTGTATCCCAGCCGCTACTGCCAGTCTGACCGGCTGGGGAATCTGGCCATGAAGCTGTTCGGTGAAACGGGAAGCCCTCTGAAGCAGGCGCGGGCGATCGTGGAATGGATCTCCACCCACATTGACTACGTTTCTGGGTCCAGCACGTCCACGACTTCAGTTGTGGATTCGCTGGTGGAGCGGCAAGGTGTATGCCGGGACTTTGCTCATTTGGGGATCGCCCTATGCCGGGCGCTGAACATCCCGGCGCGATACTTTACCGGGTATGCCCACGACCTGAATCCGCCTGACTTTCACGCGTGTTTTGAAACCTGGATTGGCGGGCACTGGCTCCTCTGGGATGCCACGGGCCTCTCTTCACCCGATTCCGTAGTCCATATAGGAACCGGGCGGGATGCGGCGGACGTATCTGTTTGCACGTCATTTGGCAGTCTGCGCCTGGACCGCCAGTCCGTGGTCTGCAAAGCCCTGTCACCTGACTATCGAAAACTTACCCAAGAAGAGCTTCAGAGCATCTGCATTGCCCATGCCTGA
- a CDS encoding transglutaminase family protein, producing the protein MRRYHIEHRTVYRYSEPVRFGLHRLVLRPRESHDIQVIKHKIIVQPEAKFFWLTDLFGNNIALVEIPQEANRLEIINEVIIDRVEGLEDSAPQRISRPSMAPVPVTYPEMELGVIQGYIIPVYEDDLASVHEWTQKCSESVPKPTALAMVAHLNRCVHEQIRYQRREERGVQSPARTLTLGTGSCRDMATLLMEACRSLGIAARFVSGYLDAMASAAGRGSTHAWVEVYLPDSGWRGFDPTVGATVTPKHVALGVSTHPRGVMPVSGIYDGPPGSYQGMDVAITIRRLDRPEEKPPEPETTA; encoded by the coding sequence ATGAGACGTTACCACATCGAACACCGGACGGTTTACCGCTACTCGGAACCTGTGCGTTTCGGCCTGCACCGGCTGGTCCTGCGCCCCCGCGAAAGCCATGACATCCAGGTGATCAAGCACAAGATCATCGTCCAGCCGGAGGCGAAGTTTTTCTGGCTGACGGACCTTTTTGGCAACAACATCGCCCTGGTGGAAATCCCGCAGGAGGCGAACCGGCTGGAAATCATCAACGAGGTCATCATAGACCGCGTGGAAGGCCTGGAAGACTCCGCTCCACAGCGCATCAGCCGGCCCTCCATGGCCCCGGTGCCGGTGACTTATCCCGAGATGGAGCTGGGTGTCATCCAGGGTTACATCATCCCGGTCTATGAAGACGATCTGGCATCGGTCCATGAATGGACTCAAAAATGCAGTGAATCCGTGCCCAAACCCACGGCGCTGGCCATGGTGGCGCATCTGAACCGGTGTGTGCACGAACAGATCCGCTACCAGCGGCGGGAGGAAAGAGGGGTGCAGTCGCCCGCACGTACACTGACATTAGGTACAGGCTCCTGCCGTGACATGGCCACGCTGCTGATGGAGGCCTGCCGGTCCCTGGGCATTGCGGCCCGGTTTGTCAGCGGTTATCTGGATGCCATGGCCTCTGCTGCAGGACGCGGGTCCACCCATGCCTGGGTAGAGGTGTATCTGCCGGACAGCGGCTGGCGTGGATTTGACCCCACCGTCGGTGCCACCGTCACTCCCAAGCATGTCGCCCTGGGTGTCAGCACCCATCCGCGCGGTGTCATGCCGGTCAGCGGCATCTATGACGGCCCTCCGGGTTCCTATCAGGGCATGGATGTGGCCATCACCATCCGCCGCCTGGACCGTCCGGAAGAGAAGCCACCCGAACCGGAAACCACGGCCTGA
- a CDS encoding CsbD family protein: protein MTKLSMKGSWNETKGKLKQKYAQLTDDDLLFEEGKEDELLGRIQKRTGEAKETIRSYIEEA from the coding sequence ATGACAAAGCTAAGCATGAAAGGCAGTTGGAACGAAACCAAAGGCAAGCTGAAACAGAAGTATGCCCAGCTCACCGATGACGATCTTCTTTTCGAAGAAGGCAAGGAGGACGAGCTGCTCGGCCGTATCCAAAAACGCACCGGTGAAGCCAAGGAGACCATCCGCAGCTACATCGAAGAAGCCTAA
- a CDS encoding HAMP domain-containing sensor histidine kinase has product MAELQLAIKLSQEDGMARWPVVCLSDSIQSTGLDVIPAEDWHGQLLAQVFRSALQKHELIRENGRLRGDLLTIARRISHDLRTPLSGIFTTAELLKEILSEHSEEDAALTGSLFDSTQAVLKIIERVSQLVRASVDHPLKEPVEMGQIAWAARQGAERTAMERGTKMEEVTEWPAVEGVPAWLEVIWSSLLINAVTHTGRGRTVKMDWRELPEEYEFSVTDDGPGVAEAKLPNLFYPFEKLHATHSSKGLGLSIAQRLVTLQGGRCGYERVAEGGSRFFFTLPKTTA; this is encoded by the coding sequence ATGGCTGAACTACAGCTTGCCATCAAGCTCAGCCAGGAAGACGGCATGGCCCGCTGGCCGGTGGTGTGTCTCAGTGACAGCATCCAGAGCACCGGTCTGGACGTCATTCCGGCGGAGGACTGGCATGGCCAGTTGCTGGCGCAGGTGTTTCGCTCAGCCTTGCAGAAGCATGAGCTGATCCGGGAAAACGGCCGACTGCGCGGCGATCTGCTCACCATTGCCCGCCGCATCAGCCACGATTTGCGTACTCCGCTGAGCGGCATTTTTACCACGGCGGAGCTGCTGAAGGAAATCCTCTCCGAGCATTCCGAGGAGGATGCTGCGCTGACCGGATCGCTGTTCGATTCCACCCAGGCTGTCTTGAAGATCATCGAGCGCGTGAGCCAGCTTGTGCGTGCCTCTGTGGACCACCCGCTCAAGGAACCTGTGGAGATGGGCCAGATCGCCTGGGCGGCCCGCCAGGGTGCGGAGCGCACCGCCATGGAGCGCGGCACGAAGATGGAAGAAGTCACCGAATGGCCTGCCGTGGAAGGAGTCCCGGCCTGGCTGGAGGTCATCTGGTCCAGCCTGCTCATCAATGCCGTCACCCACACGGGCCGGGGCCGGACGGTGAAGATGGACTGGCGCGAGCTGCCGGAAGAATATGAATTCAGCGTGACGGATGACGGACCCGGTGTGGCAGAAGCCAAGCTGCCTAATTTGTTCTATCCATTTGAGAAGCTCCACGCGACCCATAGCTCCAAAGGGCTGGGTCTTTCCATTGCCCAGAGGCTGGTCACCCTCCAGGGTGGCCGCTGCGGATATGAGCGCGTGGCTGAAGGCGGTTCACGCTTCTTCTTCACCCTGCCCAAGACAACGGCGTAG